In Brucella melitensis bv. 1 str. 16M, a genomic segment contains:
- a CDS encoding LysR family transcriptional regulator codes for MIRKGSGMPAQAKNAMNWDDIRIFLAVARSGQILGAARRLGLNHTTVARRLTALETALSTTLLTRRTNGSTLTHAGEEFLLAAERMEAEMLSARAQVGNADIAVSGTVRIGAPDGFGVNFLAPRLARLTQKYPDLTIQLVPVPRSFSLSRREADIAITVERPDQGRLVARRLVDYTLCLYAHRSYLEENSTPKSPEDLNRHRLIGYVEDLVINPSLAYAPEISRDWKPAFEVSSSLGQVEAVRAGAGIGILHSFIACADPDLVPVLPDRVIHRAYWLAYHESARTLRRVTAVSALISELVESEKSLFS; via the coding sequence ATGATCCGAAAGGGATCGGGGATGCCTGCTCAAGCAAAGAACGCCATGAACTGGGATGATATCCGCATATTCCTCGCTGTTGCCCGCTCCGGCCAGATTCTGGGCGCCGCCAGGCGGCTCGGCCTCAATCACACCACGGTGGCGCGCCGCCTCACCGCGCTTGAAACAGCCCTTTCCACCACACTTCTGACGCGGCGCACCAACGGGTCCACGCTGACACATGCGGGCGAGGAGTTTCTGCTTGCCGCCGAGCGCATGGAAGCCGAAATGCTTTCCGCCCGCGCGCAGGTGGGCAATGCCGATATTGCCGTTTCGGGCACGGTGCGCATCGGCGCGCCAGACGGGTTCGGGGTCAATTTCCTGGCGCCCCGGCTGGCGCGGCTGACGCAGAAATATCCCGATCTCACCATCCAGCTGGTGCCGGTGCCGCGCTCTTTTTCGCTATCGCGCCGCGAGGCGGATATCGCCATCACAGTGGAGCGCCCGGATCAGGGACGGCTCGTCGCGCGCAGGCTCGTCGATTATACGCTCTGTCTTTATGCCCATCGCAGCTATCTGGAAGAAAACAGCACGCCGAAAAGCCCCGAAGACCTCAATCGCCACCGGCTGATCGGCTATGTGGAAGATCTGGTCATCAATCCATCGCTGGCCTATGCGCCGGAAATCAGCCGCGACTGGAAGCCAGCCTTTGAAGTGTCAAGCTCACTCGGCCAGGTGGAGGCCGTGCGGGCCGGTGCGGGCATTGGCATATTGCATTCCTTCATCGCGTGTGCCGATCCCGATCTGGTCCCGGTTCTGCCCGACCGGGTGATCCACCGCGCCTATTGGCTTGCCTATCACGAATCCGCGCGCACATTGCGCCGTGTCACAGCCGTTTCGGCGCTCATTTCGGAACTGGTGGAAAGCGAAAAATCGCTGTTCAGTTAA
- a CDS encoding CoA-acylating methylmalonate-semialdehyde dehydrogenase has translation MRNIGHFIGGKHVAGKSGRTADIFQPLDGTVQGKVALATKEEVRAAVENAKAAQPAWAATNPQRRVRVLRKFIELVEAEYDSLAELLAREHGKTIADARGDIQRGLEVVEVCLGAAHMLKGEFTDNAGTGIDTYSMRQPLGVVAGITPFNFPAMIPLWKAGPAIACGNAFILKPSERDPGVPMRLAELFQEAGLPAGIFNVVNGDKESVDALLDDPDVQAIGFVGSTPIAQYIYGRGCANGKRVQCFGGAKNHLLIMLDADMDQTVDALIGAGYGSAGERCMAISVAVPVGEDTANRLMEKLIPRVESLKIGPSTDNSADYGPLVTKAALDRVRGYVDLGVEEGAKLVVDGRNFKMQGYENGFYMGGCLFDHVTPDMRIYKEEIFGPVLSIVRAKNYEEALALPSDHEFGNGVAIFTRDGDAARDFASRVQVGMVGINVPIPVPIAYYTFGGWKASGFGDLNQHGPDAFRFYTKTKTVTSRWPSGVKDGAEFVIPTMK, from the coding sequence ATGCGTAATATCGGACATTTTATTGGCGGCAAGCATGTGGCGGGCAAAAGTGGCCGCACGGCCGACATTTTCCAGCCGCTCGATGGCACGGTGCAGGGCAAGGTTGCTTTGGCCACCAAGGAAGAAGTGCGTGCGGCTGTTGAAAACGCCAAGGCTGCACAGCCAGCCTGGGCTGCGACCAATCCGCAGCGCCGCGTGCGCGTTCTGCGCAAGTTCATTGAGCTGGTCGAAGCCGAATATGACAGCCTGGCCGAGCTGCTCGCCCGTGAACACGGCAAGACCATTGCGGATGCCAGGGGCGACATCCAGCGCGGCCTCGAAGTGGTGGAAGTCTGCCTCGGTGCGGCGCACATGCTCAAGGGCGAGTTCACCGACAATGCCGGTACCGGCATCGACACCTATTCCATGCGCCAGCCGCTCGGCGTTGTTGCGGGCATCACGCCTTTCAACTTCCCGGCCATGATCCCGCTCTGGAAGGCTGGCCCGGCGATTGCCTGCGGCAATGCCTTCATCCTGAAGCCGTCCGAGCGCGATCCGGGCGTACCGATGCGCCTTGCCGAACTGTTCCAGGAAGCCGGTCTTCCGGCAGGCATTTTCAACGTCGTCAATGGCGACAAGGAATCGGTCGATGCGCTGCTCGATGATCCCGATGTCCAGGCCATCGGTTTTGTCGGCTCCACGCCGATTGCGCAATATATCTATGGCCGCGGCTGTGCGAACGGCAAGCGCGTGCAGTGCTTCGGCGGTGCGAAGAACCATCTTCTCATCATGCTGGATGCCGATATGGACCAGACCGTCGATGCGCTGATCGGCGCGGGTTACGGTTCGGCTGGCGAACGCTGCATGGCGATCTCCGTTGCCGTACCGGTTGGTGAAGATACCGCCAACCGTTTGATGGAAAAGCTCATTCCGCGCGTCGAATCGCTGAAAATCGGCCCCTCGACCGATAACAGCGCTGATTACGGCCCGCTGGTCACCAAGGCGGCGCTCGACCGGGTGCGCGGCTATGTTGACCTTGGCGTCGAAGAAGGTGCGAAGCTTGTCGTGGATGGCCGCAATTTCAAGATGCAGGGCTATGAAAACGGCTTCTATATGGGCGGCTGCCTGTTCGACCATGTGACGCCGGATATGCGCATCTACAAGGAAGAAATCTTCGGCCCGGTACTCTCGATCGTCCGCGCGAAGAATTATGAAGAAGCGCTGGCCCTGCCGAGCGATCATGAATTCGGCAATGGTGTGGCCATTTTCACCCGCGACGGCGATGCGGCCCGTGATTTCGCCAGCCGCGTGCAGGTCGGCATGGTCGGTATCAATGTGCCGATCCCGGTTCCGATTGCCTATTACACCTTTGGCGGCTGGAAGGCTTCCGGCTTTGGCGATCTCAACCAGCACGGCCCGGATGCATTCCGCTTCTACACCAAGACCAAGACTGTCACCTCGCGCTGGCCGTCCGGGGTTAAGGATGGGGCGGAATTTGTCATCCCGACGATGAAGTAA